In a single window of the Cucumis melo cultivar AY chromosome 11, USDA_Cmelo_AY_1.0, whole genome shotgun sequence genome:
- the LOC103497835 gene encoding uncharacterized protein LOC103497835, translating into MSTKSPVFPFPEEPQHFSDYGFDPQIDYFQVLEEARKHRRESSRSIDSIHFKLQKPISKDDSKNITKKKKKRWWKNALLFFKWKWIHIHHQNDAANFLHDDVHQARARAFRASISGPVYVTESRSGSSTPCRSTTRPSSGPLAGTLTPTRKGDVEIPYLSLRELNMEQQQYRISSSAPMPIYLVT; encoded by the exons ATGTCCACCAAATCCCCTGTTTTCCCCTTCCCGGAAGAACCTCAACACTTCAGCGACTATGGCTTCGACCCTCAAATCGACTATTTCCAG GTTCTGGAAGAAGCAAGAAAACACAGACGAGAATCATCAAGATCCATAGACTCCATTCATTTCAAGCTCCAAAAACCCATTTCCAAAGACGACTCAAAGAACatcacaaagaagaagaaaaaacggTGGTGGAAAAACGCACTACTTTTCTTCAAATGGAAATGGATCCACATCCACCACCAAAACGACGCCGCTAATTTCCTTCACGACGACGTTCATCAAGCCAGAGCCCGTGCTTTCCGTGCTTCTATTTCCGGTCCGGTTTACGTAACCGAAAGTCGTAGCGGTTCCTCTACACCTTGCCGCTCCACCACTCGACCCTCCTCCGGTCCACTCGCCGGAACTCTAACGCCTACTAGAAAAGGAGACGTTGAGATTCCTTATCTTAGCCTCCGAGAACTCAACATGGAGCAACAACAATATAGAATTTCCTCCTCAGCTCCCATGCCTATTTACTTAGTCACTTAA
- the LOC103497834 gene encoding RING-H2 finger protein ATL2-like, with protein MADDDDDGTLFSPPSYRRYALSGKIMLGAIILLLFVVILMICLHLYVRLFLLSSSTHRPSRSRIRRRRRREHFVFTAEPRIAAAGAPSRGLPQSILKSLPVFVHLAKTDPDPIYCAVCLSEFEENEIGRSIPKCNHRFHVGCIDMWFYSHVTCPLCRSEVKPEPGCGSGPCGEIVIDVSEVGSRSGEEERDGGCPVEMAASVEVVEDESRHVNDMSDDGTSRATVNFVKSLSVKEEIEAAGSER; from the coding sequence ATGGCCGACGACGACGACGATGGCACCCTCTTCTCTCCGCCGTCCTACAGACGCTACGCTCTCAGCGGCAAAATCATGCTCGGCGCaatcattttattattatttgtcgTCATCCTCATGATTTGTCTTCATCTCTACGTTCGATTGTTCCTACTCTCCTCCTCCACCCACCGGCCATCCCGCAGCCGCATCCGCCGCCGTCGACGCCGAGAACACTTTGTTTTCACTGCCGAGCCTCGAATCGCCGCCGCTGGTGCTCCATCGCGTGGTTTGCCGCAGTCGATTCTCAAGTCCCTACCCGTTTTCGTTCACTTGGCGAAAACCGACCCGGATCCGATTTATTGTGCGGTTTGTTTATCGGAATTCGAAGAGAACGAAATCGGGCGGAGTATTCCGAAATGCAACCATAGGTTCCACGTTGGGTGTATTGATATGTGGTTTTATTCGCACGTGACTTGCCCGCTTTGTAGATCGGAGGTGAAACCCGAACCCGGATGTGGATCCGGGCCGTGTGGGGAGATTGTCATTGATGTTAGTGAAGTGGGTTCGAGATCTGGTGAGGAAGAAAGGGATGGTGGGTGTCCGGTTGAGATGGCGGCGTCGGTGGAGGTGGTGGAGGATGAGTCGAGGCATGTGAACGACATGTCGGATGATGGGACGTCGCGGGCAACGGTGAATTTTGTGAAGTCGTTGTCCGTGAAGGAGGAAATAGAGGCAGCGGGTTCGGAAAGATAA